The proteins below are encoded in one region of Ferruginibacter lapsinanis:
- a CDS encoding M3 family oligoendopeptidase: protein MYTADIKKTPRHFVPKNFTVTDWQHLEPFFKDLLARNIDTMANLEQWLKDQSELEAVINEDACWRQIKMTCDTENKALEEAFTYFCMEIQPKIEPFADALNKKLINHTYSKELNKEKYFTYLRSIKKNIELFKEENIPLQAELAVMQQQFGVISGKMTVTVNGNEYTLQQATKFLESHDRALREEVYRKINERRLLDKEALNELYNNLIQKRNQIAINAGFANYGEYRFKELGRFDYTKQDCTNFHEAVKKYVLPLVNLIYKKRKEKLGLETLRPWDIEAQPEGTEPLHPFTTSDELINKSIECFSKLRPFFGECLKKMQELKHLDLESRKGKAPGGYNCPLAESGAPFIFMNAAGQMHDVTTMVHEGGHAIHSFLAHHLELNGFKEYPMEIAEVASMSMELFSMEHWETFFNNAEDLKRAKEHQLERVITIFPWIAVIDKFQHWVYENPSHTPEERTATWISIINEFKDDVIDYSGLDEYRSNAWQRQLHLFEVPFYYIEYGIAQLGAIGMWMQFKQNKEQAMDNYCNALSLGGTKTLPELYKTAGLEFDFSPEKIKVLMEFVEGELVKVS, encoded by the coding sequence ATGTACACCGCAGATATAAAGAAAACTCCTCGTCATTTTGTCCCTAAAAATTTTACGGTAACTGATTGGCAACATTTAGAACCATTCTTCAAAGATCTGCTTGCCCGTAATATTGATACTATGGCCAACCTTGAACAATGGTTAAAAGATCAAAGCGAATTGGAAGCCGTTATCAATGAAGATGCCTGCTGGCGCCAGATCAAGATGACCTGCGACACAGAGAACAAAGCCCTGGAAGAAGCGTTCACGTATTTCTGCATGGAGATTCAGCCAAAGATAGAGCCATTTGCGGATGCACTAAACAAAAAGCTGATCAACCATACTTACTCTAAAGAGCTGAACAAGGAAAAGTATTTTACTTATCTACGTAGCATAAAAAAGAATATTGAATTATTTAAGGAAGAAAACATCCCTTTACAGGCAGAACTTGCCGTAATGCAGCAGCAGTTTGGTGTTATCTCTGGTAAGATGACCGTTACTGTTAACGGAAATGAATACACGCTGCAACAGGCAACCAAATTTTTGGAAAGCCACGACAGAGCTTTGAGAGAAGAGGTTTACAGGAAGATAAATGAAAGAAGGTTATTGGATAAAGAAGCGTTGAATGAGCTGTATAACAACCTTATTCAAAAACGCAACCAGATAGCCATCAATGCAGGCTTTGCAAATTATGGTGAATATCGTTTTAAAGAATTAGGAAGATTTGATTACACCAAACAAGACTGTACTAATTTTCATGAAGCAGTAAAAAAATATGTGCTTCCATTAGTAAATCTTATCTATAAAAAAAGAAAAGAAAAATTAGGATTAGAAACTCTACGTCCATGGGATATTGAAGCACAACCTGAAGGCACAGAACCTTTGCATCCTTTTACAACAAGCGATGAGCTGATCAATAAATCAATCGAATGTTTTTCCAAGCTTCGTCCGTTCTTTGGCGAATGTTTGAAAAAGATGCAGGAACTAAAACACCTTGACCTGGAAAGCAGAAAAGGCAAGGCTCCCGGAGGATACAACTGTCCTTTGGCAGAAAGTGGCGCTCCGTTCATTTTCATGAATGCTGCCGGACAAATGCATGATGTAACCACCATGGTACATGAAGGTGGCCATGCAATACATTCATTCTTGGCACACCATTTAGAATTGAATGGCTTTAAAGAGTACCCGATGGAAATTGCTGAAGTAGCCAGCATGTCGATGGAGTTATTCAGTATGGAACACTGGGAAACATTCTTTAATAATGCCGAAGATCTGAAAAGAGCAAAGGAACATCAGTTAGAAAGAGTGATCACCATCTTCCCGTGGATTGCTGTGATCGACAAGTTTCAACATTGGGTATACGAAAACCCCTCTCATACTCCTGAAGAGAGAACTGCTACCTGGATATCCATCATCAATGAATTTAAAGATGATGTGATAGACTACAGCGGTTTGGATGAATACCGCAGCAATGCATGGCAACGTCAACTACATTTATTTGAAGTGCCTTTCTATTATATAGAATACGGCATTGCTCAATTAGGTGCTATCGGTATGTGGATGCAATTCAAACAAAATAAAGAACAGGCAATGGATAACTATTGCAATGCACTTTCTTTAGGCGGCACCAAAACTTTACCTGAATTATATAAAACCGCCGGACTCGAATTTGATTTCAGCCCGGAAAAAATTAAAGTACTGATGGAGTTTGTAGAAGGAGAATTGGTAAAGGTGAGTTAG
- a CDS encoding YybH family protein, whose product MRKILLPLFVFIFSTSLLSAQSKDEMIVRNVLTQQTAAWNNGDIDSFMGGYWQNDSLMFIGNSGVTYGWEKTLENYKKSYPDTAAMGKLNFDILEVKRLSVMYFFVVGKWHLTRSIGNIGGAFTLLFKKVKNKWVIVADHSS is encoded by the coding sequence ATGAGAAAAATATTATTGCCATTATTCGTATTTATATTTTCAACAAGTCTTTTATCAGCACAATCAAAAGATGAAATGATTGTCAGAAATGTTTTAACACAACAAACTGCAGCATGGAACAACGGAGATATCGACTCCTTTATGGGTGGGTATTGGCAAAATGATTCTCTTATGTTTATTGGCAATAGTGGTGTTACTTATGGCTGGGAAAAAACATTGGAGAATTATAAAAAAAGTTATCCTGATACGGCAGCAATGGGTAAGTTAAATTTTGATATCTTGGAAGTAAAACGATTATCTGTTATGTATTTTTTTGTGGTAGGTAAATGGCACCTGACCAGGAGTATTGGTAATATCGGCGGAGCTTTTACCTTACTGTTTAAAAAAGTAAAAAATAAATGGGTAATTGTTGCCGATCATAGCAGCTAA
- a CDS encoding SCO family protein: MKKKWLIYIGFFVVLLTGYFIYVFKDNDFSQSNLPVINNNIPAFSFINQDGKKVTERDFEGKVYVAEYFFTTCKGICPRMNANMRKVFDVYKNEKEFAVLSHTCMPETDSIPLLKAYEAKMLNGISSHIATWDFVTGDKTALYNMARHGYLIDNNKPDSVQNISDQFIHTQFFALVDKQTRVRGIYDGLEEKEIEKLLKDIKGLLNEKYLTRSLKGF, translated from the coding sequence ATGAAGAAAAAGTGGTTGATATATATAGGTTTCTTTGTAGTGTTACTTACCGGGTATTTCATTTATGTATTTAAGGATAATGATTTTTCACAGTCTAATTTGCCAGTGATCAATAATAATATACCTGCTTTCTCATTTATTAATCAGGATGGGAAAAAAGTGACTGAAAGAGATTTTGAAGGGAAAGTATATGTAGCTGAATACTTTTTTACAACCTGTAAAGGCATTTGCCCACGAATGAATGCCAATATGCGTAAAGTATTTGATGTATATAAGAATGAGAAAGAGTTTGCAGTTTTGTCGCATACCTGTATGCCCGAAACAGATTCTATCCCATTACTTAAAGCATATGAGGCAAAAATGCTGAACGGTATTTCATCTCACATAGCTACCTGGGATTTTGTAACTGGAGATAAAACAGCATTGTATAATATGGCCCGCCATGGTTATTTGATAGATAATAATAAGCCGGATTCCGTACAAAATATTTCCGACCAGTTTATACATACACAGTTTTTTGCATTGGTAGATAAACAAACCAGGGTAAGAGGTATATATGATGGGTTGGAGGAAAAGGAGATTGAAAAATTACTAAAGGATATCAAAGGGCTGTTAAATGAAAAATATCTTACCAGAAGTTTAAAAGGGTTCTAA
- a CDS encoding Fur family transcriptional regulator — translation MVLEILKKNQLSVTDGRKKILELFLNSEGALEHADIEKKTGENFDRVTVYRTLQTFVEKGIIHHIPTTDNSILYALCKDNCEAGHHHDNHVHFVCEVCNKTICLEDVTVPEVKLPKGFTPEQAEMVVKGVCADCK, via the coding sequence ATGGTACTCGAAATATTAAAAAAAAATCAGCTGAGCGTTACGGACGGCCGTAAAAAAATACTGGAACTGTTTTTAAACAGCGAAGGAGCATTGGAGCATGCTGATATTGAAAAGAAGACCGGTGAAAATTTCGATAGGGTAACGGTATACCGTACACTACAAACTTTTGTTGAAAAAGGGATCATCCATCATATACCTACAACTGACAATTCTATCTTGTACGCTTTGTGTAAAGACAATTGCGAAGCAGGCCATCATCATGATAACCATGTACACTTTGTATGTGAGGTTTGCAATAAAACCATTTGTTTAGAGGATGTAACAGTGCCAGAAGTAAAATTACCTAAAGGGTTTACTCCTGAGCAAGCCGAGATGGTTGTAAAAGGTGTTTGTGCTGATTGCAAATAA
- a CDS encoding B12-binding domain-containing radical SAM protein, whose protein sequence is MSASVFLLTPPFTQLNTPYPATAYLKGFLNTKGISAFQADLGIEVTIALFCKSGLQKLFASIVVGQATNNGEDSNKELSTNAKRIITLKEDYINTIDAVIYFLQGKNPELSSLISKRNFLPEASRFAQTDDLVWAFGSMGNQDKAKHLATLYLEDLSDLIKECIDEHFGFSRYAEKLGRSANSFDELYAELQKEYTYLDNILIDILQTKMETVQPKLVCISVPFPGNLYTSLRCGQWIKKNYPGVKVCMGGGFANTEFRSLTDKRVFEFYDFITLDDGEAPIENLFYHIEGKKNIDELKRTFTLVDGEVKYINNTACTDYKQGQVGTPDYSDFLLDQYISAIEVVNPMHSLWSDGRWNKLTMAHGCYWGKCTFCDISLDYIKLYEPITAELLCNRMEEIIAQTGQNGFHFVDEAAPPALMRALSIEIIKRKLVVSWWANVRFEKSFTRDLCLLLKAAGCIAVSGGLEVASDRLLKLIDKGITVAQVARVNKHFTEAGIMVHAYLMYGFPTQTAQETIDSLEMVRQLFEAGVLQSAFWHLFTMTAHSPVGLNPEKYKVQKVTNEIGSFANNDIVHIDPTGADHESFSFGLKKSLLNYMHGACFDTPLREWFDFKTPKTTIAPDHIAKLLSEEEYISTKANTKVIWLGNKPVMDIFTKSKKGNQWEICSLSFETKKETLEIKVDKEEGIWLAAMLEKLSVDNSKTYTLQEVKENYEAAGLNDFELFWDNKPVSTLYKAGLLQL, encoded by the coding sequence TTGAGTGCTTCTGTATTTTTATTAACGCCGCCTTTTACACAATTAAATACGCCGTACCCTGCTACAGCCTATTTAAAAGGCTTTTTAAATACAAAAGGTATTTCAGCATTTCAGGCAGATCTCGGCATAGAAGTCACCATCGCTTTATTTTGCAAAAGTGGATTACAAAAACTCTTTGCTTCGATAGTTGTTGGTCAGGCGACCAACAACGGCGAAGATTCCAACAAAGAATTATCTACTAATGCAAAACGCATTATTACTTTAAAAGAAGACTATATCAATACCATTGATGCAGTAATATATTTTCTTCAAGGGAAAAACCCCGAACTATCATCCCTGATCAGCAAAAGAAATTTTTTACCCGAAGCAAGTCGCTTTGCACAAACAGATGATCTGGTATGGGCATTTGGCAGTATGGGTAATCAGGATAAAGCAAAGCATTTAGCCACACTTTATTTAGAAGACCTATCTGACCTCATCAAGGAGTGTATTGATGAACATTTTGGGTTCAGCAGATATGCAGAAAAATTAGGGCGTAGCGCCAACAGTTTTGACGAGTTGTATGCAGAGCTACAAAAAGAATACACTTATCTCGATAACATACTCATCGATATTTTACAAACTAAAATGGAAACAGTACAACCGAAATTGGTTTGTATCTCTGTTCCATTTCCCGGAAATTTATATACTTCTTTAAGATGTGGACAATGGATAAAAAAAAACTATCCTGGTGTGAAAGTCTGTATGGGTGGTGGTTTTGCTAATACCGAATTCCGTTCTTTAACAGATAAAAGGGTTTTTGAGTTTTATGATTTTATTACGCTGGATGATGGAGAAGCCCCGATAGAAAATTTATTCTATCATATAGAAGGGAAAAAAAATATCGATGAACTAAAACGAACATTCACTTTAGTTGATGGAGAAGTAAAATATATTAATAATACTGCTTGCACAGATTATAAACAAGGCCAGGTAGGAACACCTGATTACAGTGACTTTTTGTTGGACCAATATATTTCCGCCATAGAGGTAGTTAACCCTATGCACAGCTTATGGAGCGACGGAAGATGGAACAAACTAACAATGGCGCATGGTTGCTACTGGGGCAAATGCACTTTCTGTGATATTAGTTTAGATTACATCAAACTATACGAACCCATCACAGCAGAATTACTCTGCAACCGAATGGAAGAGATCATTGCCCAGACAGGACAAAATGGTTTTCACTTTGTAGATGAAGCAGCACCTCCGGCTTTGATGAGGGCTTTATCAATTGAGATCATCAAGAGAAAATTAGTGGTAAGCTGGTGGGCCAATGTTCGTTTTGAAAAAAGTTTTACCAGAGATCTTTGTTTATTATTAAAAGCCGCAGGTTGTATTGCTGTTTCCGGTGGACTGGAAGTAGCCTCTGACAGATTATTAAAATTGATAGATAAAGGTATTACCGTTGCACAGGTTGCCAGGGTAAATAAACATTTTACCGAAGCAGGCATTATGGTACATGCGTATCTAATGTATGGCTTCCCTACACAAACAGCGCAGGAAACTATCGATTCGTTAGAAATGGTGAGACAATTATTTGAGGCAGGTGTATTACAATCTGCTTTCTGGCATTTGTTTACCATGACAGCACATAGTCCCGTTGGATTGAATCCTGAAAAATATAAAGTACAAAAAGTTACGAATGAAATAGGCAGTTTTGCCAACAACGATATTGTGCATATTGATCCAACCGGCGCAGATCATGAAAGTTTTAGTTTTGGTTTAAAAAAATCTTTGCTCAATTATATGCATGGGGCTTGCTTTGATACACCGCTTCGTGAGTGGTTCGATTTTAAAACACCTAAAACAACGATTGCTCCTGATCATATTGCTAAATTGTTATCAGAAGAAGAATATATATCAACGAAAGCAAACACAAAAGTTATTTGGTTAGGAAATAAACCTGTAATGGACATCTTTACTAAATCTAAAAAAGGAAATCAATGGGAAATATGTTCTTTATCTTTTGAAACAAAAAAAGAAACGCTTGAAATTAAAGTAGATAAAGAGGAAGGAATATGGCTGGCAGCTATGCTGGAAAAATTATCTGTTGACAATAGTAAAACATATACTTTGCAAGAGGTAAAGGAAAATTATGAAGCTGCAGGATTAAATGATTTCGAATTATTCTGGGATAATAAACCTGTAAGTACTTTATATAAAGCAGGTTTGTTGCAGCTCTGA
- a CDS encoding MerC domain-containing protein codes for MAIKINWDAMGIATSVACAIHCAILPIIATSLPIFGINIIHNQIFEWGMIALAFVVGSYSLFHGYIKHHHSLSPVLIFAVGFVFLLLKQIFHQHEIWFLIVAVIFIISAHYYNYTLCHRSKCASPHHKH; via the coding sequence ATGGCTATAAAAATTAATTGGGATGCGATGGGTATTGCTACTTCTGTGGCCTGTGCCATACATTGTGCCATTTTGCCCATAATTGCCACCAGCTTACCCATATTTGGCATCAACATTATTCATAATCAGATATTTGAATGGGGAATGATCGCTTTGGCTTTTGTAGTTGGATCATACTCCTTATTTCACGGTTATATTAAACACCATCATTCATTATCTCCTGTATTGATCTTTGCAGTGGGATTTGTTTTTTTATTACTAAAACAAATCTTTCATCAACATGAGATATGGTTTTTGATTGTTGCTGTCATCTTTATCATCAGTGCACATTATTACAATTATACGCTTTGTCATAGGAGTAAATGCGCCTCTCCGCATCATAAGCACTAA